The genomic interval GGCCTCGTCCGTCGCGGAGGCTCGTCCCCGCATCGGCAACCCCCGCGACATCTGCGTGGCAGACGTCCACCTTCCCGACGGTTCCGGTCTCACCCTGCTGTCCGAGACCAGAGCCGCAGGCTGGCCCAACGGCCTGGCCCTGTCCGCCGCCGACGACATCGGTGCCGTGCGCAACGCCCTCGCGGGCGGCGTCAAGGGCTACGTCGTCACCGGCACCCGCACCAACGTCGGGCTCCCCACCCGGCCCGGCGCCGCCCCCATCGGCTCCGCCGCCGCCCGTATGCACCGCCGCCCCCCGGGTTCCCCGAGCCACCCGGGTGGCTACCGCGAACTGTCCGGCCGTGAGGTCGAGGTCCTGCGTCTGGTCGCGGAAGGCCAGTCGAACAAGGCCATCGGCGTCTCCATGGGCCTGTCCGCACTGACCGTCAAGAGCCACCTCGCCCGCATCGCCCGCAAGCTCGGCACGGGTGACCGAGCCGGCATGGTCGCGGTGGCGCTGCGCACCGGAATCATCCACTGACCCCCTCCCGCAACCCCGTCCCCACAC from Streptomyces sp. NBC_01288 carries:
- a CDS encoding response regulator transcription factor, whose translation is MSVLLEQPASLVAYRPNKPTAMVVVADPRVRSTVTRHLWALGVRDVIEASSVAEARPRIGNPRDICVADVHLPDGSGLTLLSETRAAGWPNGLALSAADDIGAVRNALAGGVKGYVVTGTRTNVGLPTRPGAAPIGSAAARMHRRPPGSPSHPGGYRELSGREVEVLRLVAEGQSNKAIGVSMGLSALTVKSHLARIARKLGTGDRAGMVAVALRTGIIH